The genomic DNA CTAGCtttattggtgcaattgaccACTGGTCAAGGCTAACTTAATGCTTAATAGATAGAAGTCCAACTTTGTCACAGTTGACTAAACAAGGGTAATTAAAGTCTAGTAGATGTTGGCGACGAAAGTCCTAAAATGTTAAGGGTAACTAGATGTTAGGCATGTAAAGGGAAATCTTGTAGGTCATCGAGGATCGAATATCAAGTATGTGATCATGAAGGACTGAATATTAAGCATGTGAGTTAAAGTCCTAACATGTCATGGAGGATTGGATATCGGGCATATAAAGGTAAGTCCTTATAGGTCATAAAGGAGTGGATGCCAAACATTTGATGGAAGTTCAGGCAAGTCATGAAAGACTAGATGCTTAGCAAAGGATGAAATCCTGACAGGTCAACGATGACTAAATGTTTGGCCCTAAAGAAGAGAATTTTAGGCAATAGAAGTTCTAGCAatggcaggtcaagggtgacccaAGGCGGGGAAATAGGTAAAGTTCTAGTAGGTTAAGGTCAACTCAATACTAAGAAAGGATGAAATCCTAGTAAGTCGAGGTCGACCTATACTAAGCATCCGATGAAGTCCTAGAGACAGAGATCTCTTAGCATGAGAGAATTCGATGTGAATGGTATGTTCAACATGAAGAGTGCCTTTAGTGGATTTCATGAATTGACTGAATGAACAGAGTTTCCATCATGAATAGTGCTTTCCACCTAAACACGAATAAAAGGTCAATTAGTCAACTAAGGTAGACTAATGATATTTTCATACAGAAAACACTATGTTAATCTAAAACGAATAGAAGATTATTgagtcgacttgggtagtcaacTGACTGATGGCTTCGTAGATTGACTAGAGTTTATAAGTCGACTTGGGAAGTCAATTGGAATAATTCAGGATCAAACAGAAAAGTACAGAAAAGTGTTTAGCCAACTGTTGGAGTCGATTGATATTTTCCTAGAATGAACAGATGGTTCAGAAGTCGACTTCTTAATACACAGTCGAGTCGACTGATGGTTATTTCAGGAAGTGATTAATAAGGATCCTAAAGATGTGAGCTTGTCATTTCCTACTATATCAGTCATATCAATCATAGTAGTCCACTGATAGTaatgaagataaaattttatgggTTGCACGTCTCAAAACATAGAGGTCTTTGGGAGATTCGTTCAGGGTGGTTCTAGAGTGAGTGTTATTGCATTCCAAGGTTGTTAGAGAGCATGATCAAgttcttgtaatctttatttgtTGCATCATTATTATTGTATATATTTGCATTTCTAATATTTGGttgtattgttgtaagaagaGGACTTTATACTTTGTAAGAGATTTGTTTGCCTCTGAAAGGTGTTCGATAAGGAGAAAAGTAATGATGCTTATAGTAGGACTCCAGGCTATAGAGCAGGAACCTAGGGGTTAGTGTTGTGTCCTTGTCTTACTGTGTTGTTCCTATTTTCTATTTTTCGTAATGCTAATGATTGTAGATAAGTACgatcaaagaaaagaaaatgaaagacgAATTTGCTATTGAATCCCCGCTCTTGTGGCACAATCAGTTCAACAAGTTCTCCCGAGGTTACTTCTCGAAGCAGTTGGACCGaataatattttaatagagaTAGAAAAGTACCTAGGGAAGTAGGATATTAAATGACTTATAATTATTTAATCTAATattaaaaacaaagaaaatgtcTAATTAATAAAGGATAACTAATCCCCTTATAAAAAAGCATGAGACATGCAAAATTATACGAATTATAGAAGTATTaagctaatgagtcataccataaaattttgaaaaagagtgattgaaaaaaaatattctgaAAGGAGACCAAGGAGACTGAAAAGCAATTTGGATTCATGCAAGAAAACTATACATCTTCTTTTACAATTAATTGAAAAGTACAAGAAAAGAAGACTTATAAGTCGTATTTATTACTTAGAAAAAACATAAGACAAAGttatgagaaaaattaaatagaaaattCTTGAAAAAAAAGATGTTAACGTTGCGTTTAttgaaaaaaattaagaatatatAAGAGGATGAAATGACAAAAGTGAAGGCCCCGAACGGATTAATTGAAGCATTTTCTATAAAGATAGAGTTTCACTAAGCATCAACTCTAAGCCCACGCCTTTTTACACTAGTCAAGGATGAGCTACTAGACATGTCCAAAATACGTTACCATAGTGCAAGTTGTTTACAGATGTTTTTATTTTGGTCGATGAGACCTGTAAGGGAgtaaatactaaattaaattttggtgAACATCACGAGAAGCAAAAAAAGGCTTTAAACTTAATAGAGTAAAGACAATATATATGGAAGTTAAGTTTAGTAGTATTAGACATAACAACACAATTGTTAAGTTAAGAAATAATGAGTTCCTTGTAAATGAtagttttaagtatttaggatcattttagcAAAAAAAATAGAGTTGATCGAAATGGTTTTTGTAAAAGGATGGAGGGATTGATAGAGATGTTTACATAGGATACAAACAGAAATGGTTAAAATGGAAGAGAGTCCATATGTTCTTTGTAATTGTTAGGTacttctaaaacttaaaagaaaattacAAAACAATTGTTAGATATACTATGTTAtgagctgaatgttgggttatgaaGCAAATACATTGGCAAAAGATGAGAATCGCAGAGATGAAAATGTTAAAGTAGATGTGCAAGCATATGAGGATGGATAGGAAAAGAAACTAGGACATTAAAGAGAAAGTTGAGGTTGTGTCAATTGAAAGAAAACTCTAAGAAACACGTTTAAGATACTTTTGACATGTACTTAGGCATCCAATAAATGTCCCAATTAGGTGATAAGAGAGCATGACAAATATGCACATTAATAtaggaagaggaagatcaaaaaaaGACTTGAATAGTAacgataaaacaagataaaatttatttaaatttaaatatagatgataatatagtagGGAATCAAACTCGGTAACATAAGAAGATCCATGTAGCCGACCTCACTTAGTGAGATAAaagtttgattgttgttgttatATGATTAACTGAGATGTTCTTTATTTGATGTAAGTAAATGTATAATGATTGTATCCCCTATTTGGTGTGCGTAACTAATTTCATGCTAGCTATAAAATTGTGCATAGTCATATGTCTCTCTTTATTTCTCCTATTTTAAAATATTGGTGGGTAGGCAATTGGCCTTCCCTTCACTAAAAGAAAAATATTACAGTTTACTTTTAGTAGACGCATAAAACTGAACCTGAATGATTCTGGTTCTGCTTGTCATGCTTCCTTTTAGTGGCTGATGTGTCATTTCCTCCATTTATCTTTTTTAACACTGCATCCTACAGCAATGAATCATTATTTGTCAGTCGGGAGATGAATTGTCAACATTTTGTTTCTcaaaaaaaatattccttttaccTTTATTTTTTGATAGCTCTCTAACCACCGATTGGTGGAGTTTTGTAATAGCAGCCTCCTCAATATCTTACACTCTTCGGCCGTGGCTCCAGCGAAGGAGAGATCCAAAATGCCTTCTTGAAGCAATTGCTGGAAGCAAGATAGTGTCGCTAAGAATTGGGGACTAGTAAACATGCTATTGAGACTGCCATATCAACAAGGTAGTATCAGAACTTGATAGAAACTTAACCTCAATGAATAAAGCTAAAAATGGAACCAACCTTTCAGGAGTTTTGGCAATGTCTGTAGATGGTAGGTACTTCATCAACTGTTTTTGTTCCTCGTGTGTTAAGTATTTCATGAAACCCTCAGAGTTGATAAAAAACTACAAGGTAAAATGGCCAATAAGATTTCAGCTATTACACTACAAAAAATATCATTCTGTAAAGCACTGATATTACCATTATAAAATTATATCCTTACATTTAAATCTGTATAGATTAGGGGAGAATCTCTATCTTTCAAGGAAACAAACTTATTATACATCACTTTAGCTCTGCACAAAATAGGCAAAACATGAATGTTAAACCGCAAATGATATTATGGTCCAAGATCCAAGAGTTCATTGAAGAGTAGCTTTTCAAAGAGGTCAAGCCTGAGGAGCATGGACTGGAGATAAAAACACATGCTTTTCTTCTACAAATGCAAGAAGGTACCTTTTAGCATTCGCATGGACCATTTGTAACGTGGACTTCACTGTGTCAGCACCAGGAGTGACAATTCCTTTGTTTTTAGTATCTATGGGAAGAAAAGCTGAATCTGAATAAGCCTCATTGGTAAAGAATGATTTATCCACTGGAAATGAGCTAGCTTCTGATTCATCATCTattgtttttgaatttgtatttttaaTGAGTACACTTCCATACCCAATCTCAAAAGAACCGAGAGGGGTAATGCTGCTGTAAAGTAGATCATCTTCTGAGGTTCTGGACAGATTAGATGCTTGTTGTTCATGCCATATGGAATATAATTCTTTTGTCAGTTTTTCAACAGAAAGTTTGGGGCGAGTAACAAATGTCTTCTTAGAAGGCGCTAAAGAATCACAAATATTTGACTGCACCGAACCTGAAAGAGCAGTTGAACTTAAATAACTATGTGCACAGATTGAGCTGATATTTTAGAGCCTAATATTACATTAACAAGGAGCTCCATAAGCAAAACCATTACGATCAATTTCAAGCATATGGAAACTATGTAGAACCcttttcccaaggagagggacaaagtcccaaacccaagatccgtccatctccgaagcaaggaggcatccccaagacatcggaatcatcggcaaACATCTCTTgttccccttcttctcaaatctagggttgtatgtatgctttactttatgttttggggttgttcttccttagcaatggagtagatctctaaatctaggatgtaggaagtatttgtgatgtgatggtgatataaaactatgtagatttgccatgtttctattcaatgacttgttgatgtcttgttcatgtttgatgtaaagtgtgtgtgaatcttgtttatatct from Zingiber officinale cultivar Zhangliang chromosome 4A, Zo_v1.1, whole genome shotgun sequence includes the following:
- the LOC121969775 gene encoding GATA transcription factor 26-like, which encodes MGKRGPCCHCGVTSTPLWRNGPPEKPVLCNACGSRWRTKGSLTNYIPLHAREVIDSDGLNGSIKRSITFKLKEQKFPKTTQHKRKLPNECDMQYCDQNFCKFEGDTSNRSSSGSAISGSDSCLYFATDDASNLTGSVQSNICDSLAPSKKTFVTRPKLSVEKLTKELYSIWHEQQASNLSRTSEDDLLYSSITPLGSFEIGYGSVLIKNTNSKTIDDESEASSFPVDKSFFTNEAYSDSAFLPIDTKNKGIVTPGADTVKSTLQMVHANAKRAKVMYNKFVSLKDRDSPLIYTDLNFFINSEGFMKYLTHEEQKQLMKYLPSTDIAKTPESLNSMFTSPQFLATLSCFQQLLQEGILDLSFAGATAEECKILRRLLLQNSTNRWLESYQKIKDAVLKKINGGNDTSATKRKHDKQNQNHSDLKRTMRSPKRVCRPGGMNPPSKCSTMFGSSIINQITDESENFADNDVACFSPKTLDSGLSDKSNTMQSFMQFISDSSEGDLIPDLPTSTSFPEAELYHPWKKKPNPNGSLAASVVDIPDKPTSSFSNKV